In one window of Oncorhynchus kisutch isolate 150728-3 linkage group LG16, Okis_V2, whole genome shotgun sequence DNA:
- the LOC109906312 gene encoding N-acetyllactosaminide beta-1,3-N-acetylglucosaminyltransferase 3, whose translation MITKGCIRILLPRPGVSRLVVLSLSSSLALLLLYSSLNGPQSPSALHQVFLHFRHVRSYPLLRRPRCCLLHPPNSKFNPGPSHPRPNPWSLYPDSNHDIEASPILLLLAIKSHPANSDRRAAIRATWGREREWRGQGVRRVFLLGLGRDRGEEGGDPDVGEESERYGDILQWEFRESFFNVTLKEVLFWNWFHQECSTTVLYILKGDDDVYVDVERVVGFLQNRETGMRREEEGETEIGGETLIRGGRGMRRGQKGETEIGGERGMRRGTEMKRVIGPGATREGGAGRERGTEGGRGRGTEGGAGRERGTGSPQPLYMGRIFVETYPVRIWWNKYYVPYSLYLGPYPPYAGGGGYLLSRDALSLLLHASTRVPLFPIDDAYVGMVAQAANLSARNHPGFMPVEYSPSRHPCHYLNSIMVLHKLLPTDLLHLWSFLQTQVHSCRDSAQDGLTLARANSPG comes from the exons ATGATAACCAAGG GCTGTATTAGGATACTGCTCCCCAGGCCTGGTGTCTCCAGACTGGTTGTCctgtctctttcctcctccctggcTCTGCTGCTACTCTACAG cTCTTTGAATGGTCCCCAGAGCCCCTCTGCGCTGCACCAGGTCTTCCTACATTTCAGACATGTCCGCTCCTACCCCCTCCTCAGACGGCCTCGCTGCtgcctcctccatccccccaacTCCAAATTTAACCCTGGACCCAGTCACCCCAGACCCAACCCCTGGTCCCTCTACCCTGATTCCAACCACGACATTGAAGCCAGCCCCATCCTTCTGCTCCTAGCAATCAAGTCCCACCCTGCCAACTCTGACCGCCGGGCTGCCATACGAGCCACctggggcagggagagggagtggagaggccagGGCGTGAGGAGGGTGTTTCTACTGGGCctgggaagagacaggggggaggaggggggagacccAGATGtgggggaggagagtgagagatacGGGGACATTCTCCAGTGGGAGTTCCGAGAATCATTTTTCAATGTGACTCTGAAAGAGGTTCTGTTCTGGAACTGGTTCCACCAGGAGTGTTCTACAACCGTTCTCTATATTCTAAAGGGGGACGATGACGTTTACGTGGATGTGGAGAGAGTGGTGGGGTTCCTACAgaacagggagacagggatgaggagagaagaagagggagagacggagatagggggagagacattgataaggggagggagagggatgaggagaggacaaaagggagagacggagatagggggagagagagggatgaggagggggactGAGATGAAGAGAGTGATAGGACCAGGGGcaacgagagagggaggggcagggagagagcgaggaacagagggagggagagggcgaggaacagagggaggggcagggagagagcgaggaacagggtctccccagcctctctacATGGGACGTATCTTTGTCGAAACCTATCCTGTGCGTATATGGTGGAATAAGTACTACGTCCCCTACTCCTTGTACCTTGGCCCCTACCCTCCCTACGCTGGGGGTGGAGGCTACCTCCTCTCCAGAGatgccctctctcttctcctccacgcCTCCACCAGGGTGCCTCTCTTCCCCATCGACGATGCCTACGTCGGCATGGTCGCACAG GCAGCTAACCTATCAGCCAGAAACCATCCTGGCTTCATGCCTGTGGAGTACTCTCCCTCCCGCCACCCCTGTCACTACCTCAACAG TATCATGGTCCTCCACAAGCTGCTACCCACAGACCTGCTTCATCTCTGGAGCTTCCTCCAGACCCAGGTGCACTCCTGTAGGGACTCTGCCCAGGATGGGCTCACCTTGGCCAGAGCGAACTCCCCTGGTTAG